GAATTCAGCCGCAAGTCGGAAGAATTTATGCCGTTTGCCCTGCTTGGGGCACTGTTTTTGATCGTGAGTTTATTCCTGCGTTTAACGATATTCAGAAGTATCCCATAAAAAGATAGAAGGATGGAAATGTTTAGATTTGCAAATATCGAATACTTATGGGGATTGTTACTAATTCCGCTGCTGGCGCTGTTTTTTGCATGGTCGCGTATATCGCGCCGTCGTGCATTAAAAAAGTTTGGTCAGCAGGAAATTCTGAAACAACTGATGCCTTACAGCTCGGGCAACCGCCCTGTTGTTAAGTTTATCATACTGATGCTGGCACTGGCATTCTTTATTGTTGGAATTGCCCGCCCGCAGTTCGGTTCAAAACTAAAAACCGAGAAACGCGAAGGTGTTGAACTGATGATTGCGCTTGATGTGTCGAACAGTATGATGGCCGAAGACATTCAGCCCAACCGTTTGGAACGTGCAAAAAGAGCAATTTCAAGGCTGGTAGACCGTTTAAAGGATGACAAGATCGGTTTGATTGTTTTTGCCGGCGACGCTTACACACAGCTGCCAATTACCACCGATTACAATTCAGCAAAACTGTTTTTGAATTCGGTGAATACGCAGATCGTTCCAAAACAGGGAACAGCCATTGGAGCCGCCATCGATTTGGCACGTAAATCGTTTACGCCAAACGGCGAAGCCAACAAAGCAATCATTATTATCACCGATGGAGAAAACCACGAAGACGACGCTTTGGCATCGGCAAAAGCCGCGTTGGATGAAGGTGCAATTGTACACACTATTGGAATGGGATTGCCGTCAGGATCGCCAATCCCGGTGTTACGCAACGGCCAAACCGATTATTTGAAAGACCGTGACGGAAATGTAGTGGTAACAAAATTGAATGAACAAATGCTGGAGCAAATTGCTGCTGCCGGTGGAGGGATTTATGTACGCGCCAATAATGCACAGGTGGGACTAAATGCTTTGTTCGACGAAATAAATAAAATGGAAAAACAGGAAATGGAATCACGTACCTATTCGGAGTACGACGACCAGTTCCAGTATTTCTTTGCAGTGGGACTGTTTTTGCTGTTGCTGGAATTTGTAATTCTTGAACGCAAAAACAAGTATTTGAAGCGAATTAAGTTATTTGGATAACACGTTACAGGTTACTGGATGCAGGTTAAAAGTTTGAGAAGAACCTGCAACGTGTAACTTGCAACCTGAAACGATTTTAAGATGAGACGAATATATTTCATACTATTTCTGCTAACGATTTCGGGGATTGCTTTCGGGCAAAACGAACGGAAGTTTGTACGCAACGGTAACAAGTTGTTTATGGAAGCCGTGCGCGACACCATGAAAGTTGATACCATAAAATACAGTAATGCAGAAACCGAATACCGCAAGGCGCTGGAAAAACGCCCTGAAGACTTGAAGTGGAATTACAACCTGGCAGATGCCTTATATAAGCAGCAAAAATTTGAAGATGCCGAAGGTAAGTTTTCGGAGCTGGCAGAGAAAATGGAAGAACCGGTTGAACGTGCCCGAGTAAACCACAACCTGGGAAACAC
The nucleotide sequence above comes from uncultured Draconibacterium sp.. Encoded proteins:
- a CDS encoding VWA domain-containing protein codes for the protein MFRFANIEYLWGLLLIPLLALFFAWSRISRRRALKKFGQQEILKQLMPYSSGNRPVVKFIILMLALAFFIVGIARPQFGSKLKTEKREGVELMIALDVSNSMMAEDIQPNRLERAKRAISRLVDRLKDDKIGLIVFAGDAYTQLPITTDYNSAKLFLNSVNTQIVPKQGTAIGAAIDLARKSFTPNGEANKAIIIITDGENHEDDALASAKAALDEGAIVHTIGMGLPSGSPIPVLRNGQTDYLKDRDGNVVVTKLNEQMLEQIAAAGGGIYVRANNAQVGLNALFDEINKMEKQEMESRTYSEYDDQFQYFFAVGLFLLLLEFVILERKNKYLKRIKLFG